TAGCAACTCCATGTTTACCTTCACACTCcttcactctcactcactcagtgCGTTCCTCATTCCCTTCCCCTCTTTATTGAAAATAATCAGCTTTTTCAACGTTTACCCCCACTGGTCAAGTACACATAAGCCTGATAAGTAAACTGCCCATAGAAGGGACAGACACAACGGCAGCCTGGTGGCACGTGGATCCCTGAGCGAGGCTCCCCCGCTCTGATCTTGATACATTTATTATCATCTTTCACGTGACAAGCAGCTGCATCATCGGTAGTGTTTATCTCTTGATAGTTTCTGCACTAAAAAGCTAGGAGGCGTCTCCCGACATCAGGACATTCCTCCCTGTGATCGTGAGTTCTGCTGAGGCATGACTTGGCCTCCTGACAGGCATCCGAAGACTAAAAGCCAAACAGAGAAAGGTTGAGTCGTATAATAATAGacagatgttgataaagttGATTAAGCTGTGTCAGGGTAATTCCTTACCTTCTAAAGGCTAATCTGTTTTTACAATGTCTCTCAAAGTGCTactttccatttttgttttttcctgctgTCTCTAAACTGAAGATGAAAACCTTTATGTTGAAGGCTAAACATGTTAATCGTTAAACAGTGTGTAGTAAAAGCAGCTAAACAGTAGTAGACTAAATCTTTTTCTCGCCCTTTGTTTGCAGTGCCGTCCATCCAAAGGCAGGAGGCGGGGCTACTGCTGGTGTGTGGACAAATACGGGTGGCCTCTGCCCGGCTACAACGGCGAGGAGCAGGCCGAGAAGAAGTGCCACAACCTGGAGAGCAAATGATGGATGCAAGTGGACGGTGgggggagggagacagagagagaaagagccaATTTTGTCCGTGCATGTAGTTTTATGTAAACATTTGGAGAGGCTCTGGACCTTTGATTTCGGGTCCCATTTCTGTCGGCGAGTTAGGGGAAAAGAAGTATGGGGGGAGGGGTAGAGCACCGCCTCGGCAACTGGCCAAGACTCCTGTCCATCACAGCTATCTGTCCTGTGCTTAGAGAACCTTTAAcctttcttaaaaagaaaacaacaattaagctgagagaaaaggggaagaaagagagaatcCTACCATCTGCACTATTCttttagagagagaggaaggacgGACTTTTCCACTCACTTTAAAGAGGACATGTTTGTGACTGTGACCCAAAAAAAATGCACCGCCACCGTTTCTATTGTGTGTGTCGGTCTATGAGTGTTTAACCgcaagtctgtgtgtgtgtgtctttatgtgtgaGCACCTGCATAACGTACGTGTGCACAGCTGCATGTCTGTGCAAGATGGCGTGTGAGTGTGCGCTTTCCCGaaagtgtttatttgtgtaaatattgtatgtTACTAAGCTCAGAGATGTCAGACTGCCCATCCCCAGCCCATGCTCCATCAACCaatgcagaatttaaaaaaaaaagttctctgGCACAGAGTCCAATTTGAAGGGAAGGATAAAGGGATGGCAGGGCTTTGGCTTCTAATTCAGCACCAAGGGCCCACCTTGCTGCCTCTGGCTTGTCCCTTTCCCTGCTATCGGGAAGGGAATAGAGGCAAACCATGCAGTTTCAGTGCCTTATAAACAAACCTTCCCATGCCTCCCCTCTTCTTCACCCTCTGTAGTCCTTGTTTGAAGGAATACTTCACTAAAAATCTACCTTTTAGCTTGAAATTTGACTCTAACATGTTTAGCATCTGTGTGGAGGACTGAGGCTGTAGTTAGTTTGGATTCACATCAGATACAATACATTGGAAGGGTGATCCTGCAAAAAACAGCACGCCAGCGTCCAGAGAAACGTCTGAATCCAGCTAGTACACTACTCCTGGCAGACAGTCGTAGCTATAAGGCTGCAAGAGTGTGAAGTGGAAGTTGTGTGTTTAGCTTTGTTCTGGAGAAACTCTGTTGGGACACACTGAAGACAGAGATGAACAGCAGAGAAGTGGATTAAGATGCAGAATGTGCCAAACTCTTAGCCTGATTCCAGACCTCTATTCTTCATTGAAGGTTGGCATTACACCTCTAatcaatctgaaaaaaacaaacattattacTGTTCCCGACATCTGCTACCACAGCTTCCAttttaacaaagtaaaacaagttGGCGTATTCATCAGTTGCTACTTATTTGCAAATAGTCTGTCCTCAAAAAACAGCCAACATCAGACTGAACACTGAAGTGAACATGAAAGTGCATTTCAGTGTAACTCAGAGCACATCACATCACCGAAATATGACTAAAGACAGCCTTCATTGTCGCTAGCACCGTTAGCTCTTTATGTGTAGTTACGATTGACAACGAGCTGAAGAGCTAACTGCGCTAGAAACTAATTGACGTTGTTTGTTTGGCCACAAAAGGAATGTATGAGttgtgctgctgcagtggtTTGAGACGTTTCTATGGACGTTTTGATACTTTTTGTGGGACTTTAGTGTGACCAATGTATTCCACTGTAACTGCTTTGAATCCCGAGTATTTAAAACTCAAAGGACAGATTGCTGGTGGAGTATTATTATGAGGTGCTCACATGCCGCCCTGCAGTCTTAGGGATCAGTTCTTCTGTCCACATCCATGTCCCTGTCCCACTGTCGCTCTAACCTGCTGCCCTGTgtcctcatctcctcctcccGTGTCCGTCATGTCAACCCTACATGTCTTTACTCCCTGTTTAAAACTGTGTCCTTGTCTTTGCACCCGATCCCGCCTCTAACCCACTAACTCGAGCTGTTAGTCCCCACTCCTGCCCCACCTCCAGTCCTCTTCCTGTCAGTGGTGCAACCTGGTGTAGGCTTGTTTGAACGGGGCGAGGCCCGGTGTGACCGGCCCACCCTGCCGCAGGTGCCAGCTGCCCCTATGCTTCAAGCACAAGCACTTAAAGCACTTTAGCTGCGCCGCTATACTCGTCAATGCATGCAGTTAAAGACAATTGGACCTACCTGCATCTGCATACCTTTCCTTAGAGGTAATGTCAGATGAAACAGTGTGATactgtaagaaaacaaaaataacccagggaggaggagaaaaaagaagagaataaaaaaagggaaaaactaaGCTACACCAGGACTTCTGACAGCAATTCTTATCAAACACCCCTCAGAAAGTTCCCATTCAATGCAActactttcttttgttgttgttgttgttgttgttgttgttgttgttgttgtttcttctgAGAAATGCTTGTATGATCGTATGCCAACAACTCTCCACAAGGTGGACACAGAACCAAATATGCATTCACACAAGTGGTAGGGGGTCTGAGGGAGGAGGCCGGGTCCTCGCCGAGGAGCTTCCTGCCCGATGCTCTCCCACATCCTGTGTAAAGACTTGAAAAGTGGAGAGAGTGCCGACAAAGAATGCTTGCCCAGTAGCTTGGTAGCATGAAATCGGCTGTACACTTCCTTTAATAGAGAGCAGCAACTTAGAACCAACGGGTTGGTGCTATATCCCATCTATTCAAAGACTTGATGTATGGGGGAggaacatacatacaaatatgtttAAGCTATTCCCTCCCTAATATTTGTAagtgtgtcttttttatatataatattattattattatttcctggCCAGCTATGTGTCTGACTAGACATCATGTACagtacttaaaaataaaaattatttatctAAGAAAGAATTATAAGCTGATCCAAACTAGGTTTTCTTATGAACAATTCAATGACTCACCGATTGCACAGCAAAGTCTATTTGATTCAGTGTATTTTGGGGAATATAATCACTAatgaatgttttactttttaatgaacCTTGTCCTTCTGTTCCTCAGCAGGGTCATTTGTAAGCTCAGAGCCCAGCAGGCGAGTTTCAGCCTCGGGCAAAATCTGTTGTCAGTCAGGCACTCAGGTCTCTGGTCATCTTAGTTCACTGCTTCTTAAGGCCATTGAACCTCTCACCTCTCAGTAAGTCACTTCTCTCCATGCACACCCAGCCATCCCGCCTCAGGCAGTTAGTGCAGAGCCAGGCTCACACTTCTGTAATGtcactttctcttttattttgtatcattatttttCCCTGCTGGTCACATTAAGAATATTCTCAGTTCACGggtaaatatattttgtttttcattttaagtttatCCTTTGATTCAAGCTTTTCATGATactacagtagaaatcacacaGCTATTGTTTTCTCTGAGAAAGGAATTGattcaaaatataatttgtatttaatgtctttttttaaataaaaaactgaacattttaagatgctgtctgtgctgtttttatctcttccctgacttttttttaaaaaatatcactGGGAAGGAATAGTGTCGTCACCAGCAGCTAATAAGCCGATTATTTACTGCAGGCCTCGTCTCTGCAGGCAATCGGGACACACATTTTGCTTGTGTTGAAGTCCTTGAGTGCAATCAGGCTCCCCTCAGTCTTGGAATGTGTCAAAAAGGATAAAGCAAAGGTTCAagttttaaagaataaaaataaatctgttggTGCCAGGCAGGCTGGCAGTGGGCACAAGAGGCTGAAGAAAATTCCTCTGCCCGACCAAGGCAAACAGAGAGCGGGTCAAAAGGCAGCATGGCGCTGCATGTCCCCGCGAACTGCCTAAAGTTAGACATGGACCTCCACTTTAGATCACCGTGataacactacacacacacaaacacaagccgAATATAGAAAATGTGTTGCAGGAATGCATCTAGACAGGCATTTTAATAATCATGTCCTGATAAAGCTGTTATGATTCTTGTGTTTTGCCACCTAAGGATGTTTGTGCACACAGTAAACCTGCCTAAAGTGAATGAGAGGCCCGGAGCGCATGCCTGaggttaatgtttttattaaatatatcaccttttattctttttacattacatcTCAATtacaaaagtgtacatacacaccTGTGAGCCGTTAGTCACTTTGGAATGGACtcacataaacaacaaatcTCTCTCCATCAGCAGCATGTATAGACAGAGCAGAGGCGTCACACGTTCACTGTGGGACTTGCTCTTTGTGGTCATGTCTTCTTGGTAAGAGAACAGCGACATGTAAAGTAAAATAgcaagtagttttttttttttggacagatACATCAACATAGCAGACAGCAGACACATAAATATTGGAGGTAGGTAAATGTAGAAATACCCGTCTGAAAGGCGGTGCAGGGAGGCACCGCCTGTCATGCTAACTGCAACCCCATGGGACCATGGGAAATGTTTTCTGAGTACTGTTTAAAGATTCCCGACTGAGAGTTTTGCATTCACTGACCAAAAGGTGATCGCGTGTCACataaggacagaaaaaaagacaacagcaaaaAGACATAACAATGGcaacaatgtgaaaataaatcataaaaccATTTAGAAATACTTCTAAATGACATTTGGTCACTCAGTGCTTTTGTTCTTGCTTGGTTCGTCCCAAACCAAACCTCCAGACAACTCCTTAAGGGTAGAGCGAGCTCAACTCAGCAGTGGAGTTACTCAGGGCCAAGACACATATATACACTTTATACAcccataaaaataataatataataataacaaaaaggcaaaacattatataaatactcacaaaataattacaaataacaaataaaaatcaaataatgttgaaataaataaggCTGAAGAGTAAATGCATCAATATTAAAatctttttcagaaaaacaaaaatagattttctttctctttgggACGGGTGAttgaagaggagggagggagagagggagggaggagggaggagggaggggttcAGGGTGGCCTGGACCCAAAGCCCTGCAATGACAGTGTACCTGAATTAAACACCACCATGGACAAgatcaataaataaacatgtatcCAAAAGGAAAAATCAGTGgctggcttcttcttcttcttcttcttcttcttcttcttcttcttcttcttcttcttcttcttctttttgtgaGATCTCCATCAGTGGTGGATCTCTTTAAGGGCACTCGGCTTCTGCAGGCAGGTCGGCCCAACCCAACATCTGCTTGCCGTTCCAGGAGTTGACACACCAGCATCGACCCTTCAGTCCGTCCAAGGAGGATTCACACTGCAAGTGACACGAACAGAGAATCCTTTTATTTCAACTGCTTTCATTGTCCTTCCATATGTCCAacacactaaaacaaaacacactatgGAGGTGCAAATGGGgttgaacagacacacacacatacatattcaaCCTGAGTGGAGTTATGACTGAGTTATGAGCCCATTTAGCTGGAGACCCCCACCTGTTTGGGTTTGTAGAGCCCGTGTTTGTCACAGTTGGGGAGGTAGAATCTGGTTAATTTGTCTCCTAATTTCTGCTGGGATTTGGCGATCTTCTCCATGGCTCTCTGCAGCTCGACATGACAGGGCGCCTGGGAGAGAGGAAATAGGTGAGAGAAGTTAACTGGGCTCTAACGGGGCCGACACACAGAAATAACAAGGAACACTGCTTTATTATCCGCAAGCACGTGGGCTGATAACAATATAAAACTTGAAATAAGAAGCATCCCCGTTCTCTCCCTGTCTGCATCATCTGCCCTCGAACAGCACACGAGCTCCCCCTTGTGGCGCACCAGTCCTCCTCCCGTAAACCTCCTCCCCAAAAACTTTAAGTAACATATTACACACAGAGGATTTCACACAACGAGGCCGGCGCAGTGTTCTGGTCTCACCTGGTCGAGCATTTTCTTGCGGTTGGCGAGGAGTTTGGCTTTCATGCTCTCCTGAGCGTCGGCAGCAGCCCGCGGGTCGTAGGGTTTACTGTGGCCGGGGAGGTAGTGGCTGGAGCCGGGGTCCGCGACTATGGCTGCGTTCTCCATCTCAGCCTCTGGCTCTCCCTGATCTGGAGAAGGaaattgaatgaatgtaaatcGGGGCTGACTGAATGTAACTGTCATTAGACCAGCCGGATGGTTTTTTTGAAGTGGGGGGTTGTAGTCTAAGGAGGATTTGCTGAACCCGATGTAGCCTATGAATGTAGAGGATATATAGGCCTACCTTGTGGCTGTGGCTCGGGGGTCGGCTTGGGCTCCGTGCTCTCCGTGCACACGGCTTGGCCCCGGGTGAGGGAGTGCAGCGGCCGGGGGTCCCCGGGTCTCGGGGTGCACCTCAGTCCGGAGCCGCACGGCGCCGTGTAGATCCCGCACAGCTCCTCAGCCTTCAGGGCGCAGGCGAGGCAGCATCCACAGCCGGGTTCCCGCAGCACCTCGGCGCATCCGGGGGCCACCTCTGGACACTGGCTCAGCTTCTCAGGAGAACACGGGGCGCATCGGATCGGCTCTGGCCCCACCACTGGGGACCCCAGCGTCCCTGTGGCCAGCACGGAACACACCGCTGCCACCACGACGTGCATTAAATGTAATCCACCCATGGACAACATAGTGAGCCGGATACTAAATATAGCCCTGAATATAAAATGTGGAGCAAGATAGAGAGCTTATCAAAAGGTAGAAACCGGATTCCCACGGTTCCCGGCTCAGTTGTGACTTGCGTTTGATTTTGGGAAAATGTCTATCTGTGCGTTGCGCGCAGCCGTATTTATAGCCGGGTCCTCTGTGAGTGTTTGACGCATCGGCGTTATGAATGATTTGTGAAAAGAAGGTGTGATGATACGCTGGGCTCTGATTGGACCGCACATGTCCGGCCAGACAGCTCATTTGAATACAACATTCACGTCAATATTTTGGAACAGTCTTGCACGTATCGTCGACGAGTGACGACACCAGTGTTTGATGTTGCAATCaatgagccccccccccccccccttctcaccTGGGTGCCACACTAACTAAACCACTTTCCCCACACTGCCAGTGTACAGTAACGACGGATCTAGACAGagtgtttcttttctgttgtctcCACACAGTCACGAGCTAATTGTTTTCCACAGAAATCACAAACGAGCTCCTCATAACAGGAACAACGTTGCCTATTCATGACGCTTTCTCCATTAATTGCCCTAACCGAACTTCTTACACAACTTTTGGGAAAAACTAACATAATGAGCGCAAATTACGCACGCCCACGCTGTGCGCACAGAGCGATCCAGCGGCTCTAATTTGGCATGAGAACTCATCCGTGCATTGCAGAGGGATagtaaaaccatttttttttttagatttagagAAATAGCTGCGCAACCATTTACGCCTGTGAGTCAAAGGCTCTGTGTATAGCCACCCCTCTGTGTCCCTCGTGCGCGCACTGAACCCGGATTTGGGCTCAGAACAGAAGATATGTCCCGTTGTAAATGTTCCTGGCATAAAACACACCAATTGCTTTGAATGGGGGTTGCGCGGACATGGCCACAGACACCTCCCCAGTGCCTCGCCATTCTCTGGGGACTTTCTGATGATCCCACGCCGAACGACGTGAACATTTTCACGTCTTGCCACAAGGCGTTGGGCGTCCCCGCTGACCCTCGGGCGGGCATGTGATCATGTTTCCttcatttgcacacaaaaaagactcaaaacagacagaaaactctgatttcAGTGGCATCTTCCGCTTTGAACGTCTTATTTTCATCCCACACACTACGGCCtatctgttttttctttactgaGTGACCTCGACATTGTTTTCTGATGCAATGCGCTGCACTGTGTGATCGGCTCCCATGTAACTGCTTCGTAGTATTGCGTCACTCTCTCGTGAAGCCCAGATCTGTATTAAGCCCCGGGCTAAATAAAGCTTGTGGTGTAATCTGATGTGGCGTGAGAGCGATTTCTAGCCCCTCCGCCCCGCATGCTGACATCTTCATCTGTGTGTGAAGGTAGCCTGATCCGTCCAATCACACACCACCAGGGTGGCCCGTGCAGGTTCCTATCAGGGCTGGAGAGCCATGAAGTACAGTTCCTCAGGTTCTGTGTGGAACCCTCGTGTTCTCTTCCCACTACCTGGACATTTgattttctgagtcaaaattaaaatgaaaaacctttctAATCAAGGTTATAGTcgtcttttgtgtcttttccctgatgattttgtcactttttcaacatttgttgaaTTTTTTCTGAGCGTTTTGAAATTTTCGTGtgtttttccccacatttttaaaacttttttcaacatagtttCAAATTTGTGTCACTTTATTTCAcgtttgttcacttttttttcaccttaaaagtcatttttctctcttgttttacaCTTTGCCATTAAgagctttgtttttaaagctcttaATGGCCTTGCCCCAtcttacattttagacatgCTGATTATTCGTAATTGTGGAAGGACGTTGAGGTCATCTAATCAACTCATGTTGGAAGTGCCCAGGtccaaactgaaacactggggGGACCGCGCTTTTTCGGTTTCTGGACCTAAGCTCTGGAATAAGCTGCCCAGTGAGATGCGTATCATTACTGACCTGggtctttttaaatcaagacttaGGACGCATCTTTTTAAAGTGGCGTTTGGTACCTAGAAATCTGATGGCACATTTGTattgattgtattgtttttatttttttatcttttcttacttttctcattccctattgtaatttttgttagtggtgtattgttgtttgaaatctgtggttttatttgttgtagCACTTTGGTTCACTTAtcggttgttgtaaagtgccatataaataaaatacatttacatttacatttacattttttttaagttcttttaccaatagctttttctccaaatgttataaaattgacaaaaaaacacacactcattgaaagtagtgaactgattatttatttaatttatgagGAGCATTGTtaggaaccatccacgttactttttttttttttagaaaatgtattttaaagaaacccaaatttctgatgtagaaactttctGGAAAGGTcaagtttgtaagtacaccagaagtttatttaaataagacTATTGGCAGGAAGAGGAGTCAAGGACGTCTACAAATTGtaacaccaaaaagagacacaacaaacatatttactAATCAAACCTATTTTTTTAACGTAATTGCTGTGGTACAACTATCAGGAGACAAGTtttaattgaggtaagtttggagagactaccttatttaatcatta
This sequence is a window from Etheostoma cragini isolate CJK2018 chromosome 9, CSU_Ecrag_1.0, whole genome shotgun sequence. Protein-coding genes within it:
- the LOC117951100 gene encoding insulin-like growth factor-binding protein 1, which produces MLSMGGLHLMHVVVAAVCSVLATGTLGSPVVGPEPIRCAPCSPEKLSQCPEVAPGCAEVLREPGCGCCLACALKAEELCGIYTAPCGSGLRCTPRPGDPRPLHSLTRGQAVCTESTEPKPTPEPQPQDQGEPEAEMENAAIVADPGSSHYLPGHSKPYDPRAAADAQESMKAKLLANRKKMLDQAPCHVELQRAMEKIAKSQQKLGDKLTRFYLPNCDKHGLYKPKQCESSLDGLKGRCWCVNSWNGKQMLGWADLPAEAECP